Proteins co-encoded in one Yamadazyma tenuis chromosome 1, complete sequence genomic window:
- the GPI13 gene encoding mannose-ethanolamine phosphotransferase gpi13 (COG:T; EggNog:ENOG503NU7J; BUSCO:EOG092612MY), translated as MIQGTTRSRIRQQKLRITFFGYFLVLLFFASLQVISIVFFTQGFLLSREVPDIISNCSDEVQACLVPKFEKAIVLVIDALRFDFAIPVEGSEMFYHNNFPILYELHTNQPQKSVLLKFIADPPTTTLQRLKGLTTGSLPTFIDAGSNFNGDEIDEDNWVLQLYNHNKSVAFMGDDTWQALFKKYINPQLNFPYPSLNVWDFHTVDNGVLENLHPLLKDPQKSSKWDVLIGHFLGVDHIGHRYGPNHHTMKEKLNQMNEEIKKVIEEMDDSTLLVVMGDHGMDSTGNHGGDSSDELESTLFMYTKKKNFQMNKQKVKANAYDISKLGTNYRTVNQIDLVPTISLLLGLPIPHNNLGFPIDELFESDKVLNQVSYKVVQQINQFRMNSNNEKIIKNQELNDKYAFLISNYERFSGNKKYTSDLISISKSFQYDNLEYCKSLWARFDMKFIVFGLSLLALSFVFILTYSRSIPSVRVSTMSFEFLGSVIAMSLLGIVLSLSIYIVLMPHNLMLRHCLAGGVGIGMVIGFWAPIMDRFSVNWLIHQIFDFFIYNFNSWSFMGLIYLVLHCLIFASNSYVIWEDKMASFFLSMFGVCGIISIASNTKTPQESRILGILHCLTFVVVTRLISMVNLCREEQGDYCRPTFEVTWWSVLLLHVMAYFLPLVIKSFYRLTNSYHSAAPLWMKSGFRFLLFMNATYWTLEYMDDNGIFEKLHLSTSFTHFLTNNLIKSFKLAISRIVLFISLVLANYGWSRGPLCVKIDFSKSTTDQEMEEPKITSPEPNEDSKSSPDDSQELGEEKPTATILGYENIYGSSYFLLVINFAAAIMLTSKPLGALSIAGLLVQILSFLEIMDLLDLRRNLISPIIFGLLAYQNFFSTGHQATIPSIQWDVAFLTNDDIMFPFTHINLVLNNFGSFILVCLAIPLVILWRVPPTNKPIAVLSQVISITTSLITYQTLLSLSSFIFTAHFRRHLMVWKIFAPRFMLNGVLQVLINVVLIFITLWFGVNKVLSQVNRIFGK; from the coding sequence ATGATACAAGGAACAACACGGAGCAGAATAAGACAGCAGAAACTTCGTATCACTTTCTTTGGATACTTCCTTGTATTGTTGTTTTTTGCACTGCTTCAAGTAATATCCATTGTTTTTTTCACTCAAGGATTCCTTTTATCTAGAGAAGTTCCAGATATAATATCCAATTGTTCCGATGAAGTCCAGGCCTGTCTTGTTCCCAAATTCGAAAAGGCAATAGTATTGGTTATAGATGCGTTGCGGTTCGACTTTGCCATTCCTGTTGAAGGCAGTGAAATGTTCTACCATAACAATTTTCCTATTCTATACGAGCTTCATACGAATCAACCTCAAAAGTCTGTGTTGTTAAAGTTTATAGCGGACCCTCCCACAACAACATTACAACGTTTAAAAGGGCTAACGACGGGCTCTTTGCCAACCTTCATCGATGCGGGTTCTAATTTCAACGGGGATGAAATAGACGAGGATAACTGGGTTCTACAGCTATATAACCACAACAAGTCGGTGGCGTTCATGGGAGATGATACTTGGCAAGCTTTGTTTAAGAAGTACATAAATCCACAGCTCAACTTCCCATATCCATCTTTGAACGTGTGGGATTTCCATACGGTTGACAACGGGGTATTGGAGAATCTTCATCCGCTTCTTAAGGATCCTCAAAAAAGTTCCAAGTGGGATGTTTTGATAGGTCATTTCTTGGGAGTGGACCATATAGGCCACCGGTATGGGCCCAATCACCATACAATGaaggagaagttgaatcaaatgaatgaagaaatcaagaaggttattgaagaaatggacGATTCTACCCTATTAGTGGTGATGGGAGACCACGGAATGGACTCTACTGGAAATCATGGAGGAGACTCTTCTGATGAGTTGGAATCGACGTTATTCATGTAcacaaagaaaaagaattTCCAGATGAATAAGCAGAAGGTGAAGGCAAATGCCTATGATATTCTGAAACTTGGTACAAATTATAGAACAGTCAACCAGATTGATTTGGTACCCACCATATCTTTATTATTAGGATTACCAATACCGCACAACAACTTGGGATTTCCTATTGatgaactttttgaaagcGATAAGGTGTTAAATCAGGTTTCTTATAAAGtggttcaacaaatcaaccaGTTCAGAATGAACTCAAATAACGagaaaatcatcaaaaaccaAGAGTTGAACGATAAGTATGCGTTCTTGATCAGCAACTACGAAAGGTTCCTGGGTAACAAGAAGTACACTTCCGATTTGATATCTATTTCGAAATCTTTCCAGTACGACAACTTGGAATACTGCAAATCATTGTGGGCGAGATTCGATATGAAGTTCattgtttttggacttcTGTTATTGGCATTATCGTTCGTGTTCATTTTAACCTATTCCAGATCAATCCCATCCGTGAGAGTATCAACGATGTcttttgagtttttggGGTCCGTGATTGCTATGTCATTACTAGGAATTGTTTTGAGCTTGTCCATATATATTGTGTTGATGCCTCACAATCTTATGCTCAGACACTGTTTGGCcggtggagttggaatAGGAATGGTGATTGGATTCTGGGCCCCTATAATGGATAGATTCAGtgtcaattggttgattcACCAGATatttgacttcttcatATACAATTTCAATAGCTGGTCGTTCATGGGATTGATTTACTTGGTATTGCATTGTCTCATCTTTGCCTCTAATTCTTATGTGATATGGGAGGACAAGATGGCGAGCTTCTTCTTATCGATGTTCGGAGTATGTGGGATAATATCCATTGCGTCCAACACTAAAACACCCCAAGAGTCCCGTATTCTTGGAATTTTGCATTGCTTAacgtttgtggttgttaCCAGATTGATATCAATGGTGAACTTGTGCAGAGAAGAACAAGGAGATTACTGTCGTCCAACGTTCGAAGTGACGTGGTGGTCGGTTTTACTATTGCATGTAATGGCTTACTTTCTTCCGTTGGTCATCAAATCATTCTACAGATTAACAAACTCCTACCACTCTGCGGCTCCTTTATGGATGAAGTCAGGGTTTcggtttcttctcttcatgAATGCCACTTATTGGACGTTGGAGTACATGGATGATAATGGGATTTTTGAGAAGTTACATTTGAGTACTTCCTTCACCCACTTTTtaaccaacaacttgatcaagtccttcaagttggcgATTTCAAGAATCGTGTTATTTATTAGTTTGGTATTGGCCAACTACGGCTGGTCCAGAGGCCCTTTGTGTGTGAAGATtgatttctccaagtcaACAACAGACCAAGAAATGGAAGAGCCCAAGATCACAAGTCCAGAGCCAAATGAAGATTCAAAGAGCTCACCAGATGATTCTCAGGAgcttggagaagaaaaaccAACTGCTACCATTCTAGGATACGAAAACATCTATGGGTCTTCGTATTTCTTGTTGGTTATCAATTTTGCAGCAGCCATAATGCTCACATCTAAGCCATTGGGTGCATTATCAATTGCTGGGTTATTGGTTCAAATCTTGTCATTTTTGGAGATCATGGATTTGTTGGACTTACGAAGAAATCTTATAAGTCCCATCATTTTTGGATTATTGGCATACCAAAATTTCTTTAGCACTGGTCATCAAGCCACCATCCCTTCCATTCAATGGGATGTTGCATTTCTAACTAATGATGATATAATGTTTCCGTTCACTCATATCAACCTCGTGTTGAATAATTTTGGGTCTTTCATTCTTGTGTGTTTGGCAATTCCAttggtgatattgtggAGAGTTCCTCCCACTAACAAGCCCATTGCGGTATTATCCCAAGTGATAAGTATCACCACCTCGTTAATAACCTATCAGACATTGCTCAGTTTGTCAAGCTTCATATTTACTGCCCACTTCCGAAGACACTTGATGGTGTGGAAGATATTTGCTCCGAGATTCATGTTAAATGGAGTTTTACAAGTATTGATCAACGTTGTTTTGATTTTTATAACGTTATGGTTTGGAGTCAACAAGGTGTTAAGCCAAGTGAACCGGATATTTGGAAAGTAG
- a CDS encoding uncharacterized protein (EggNog:ENOG503PG1K) — MAHPGRPRRRNKTPSQSIPHQQVPQHYLKPIKEEPTTNLHDESDLISFRTDAYTRFINNQELLENVVSKYIHSSKIIPPKSFPDPLPKSSDLNALKYDEVYFGDLAALKHINEKLEKELNSKEEDITLSKEYEFQSQSTARLARLTCDLKDESCIEALETEMKKILAEYKNTFHMKFESIQNYKPYKASIDVHVDSAPANYNPRSLDSMINMNQPQSPEQNNIEIPHNPGLGQNGNSHTNGQDGGNGDNDYFDNSFLEFQQPQSKDMLNDIVDDDMGGLINFQDDDIMNGNFDEDFLSQIDHSME; from the coding sequence ATGGCACATCCTGGTAGACCAAGACGGCGCAATAAGACCCCAAGTCAGAGCATAccacatcaacaagttccaCAACACTACCTCAAACCCATAAAAGAGGAGCCCACAACCAATTTGCACGATGAGAGCGATTTGATATCGTTTCGAACTGACGCATACACAAGGTTTATTAACAATCAAGAACTATTGGAAAACGTGGTCTCCAAGTACATCCACTCTTCTAAGATCATACCTCCCAAGTCGTTCCCCGACCCGCTTCCCAAGAGTTCAGACCTAAATGCGTTAAAATACGATGAAGTGTATTTTGGAGATTTGGCAGCGTTGAAGCACATAAACGAGAAGCTagagaaggaattgaacagtaaagaagaagacataACACTCAGTAAAGAGTACGaatttcaaagtcaaagcACCGCTCGTTTGGCCCGTTTGACCTGTGACCTCAAAGATGAGCTGTGTATTGAGGCATTGGAAACAGAGATGAAAAAGATATTGGCTGAGTACAAAAACACTTTCCATATGAAATTCGAGTCCATCCAAAACTATAAGCCTTACAAAGCGTCTATAGATGTCCACGTGGACAGTGCTCCTGCAAATTATAACCCTCGTCTGTTGGACTCAATGATAAATATGAACCAGCCACAACTGCCCGAACAAAACAACATTGAAATCCCCCACAACCCGGGTTTGGGGCAGAACGGAAACTCTCACACTAATGGTCAGGATGGTGGGAATGGGGACAATGACTATTTTGACAACTCATTCTTGGAGTTCCAACAACCTCAGCTGAAAGACATGTTGAATGATATAGTGGATGATGACATGGGAGGCCTTATTAACTTCCAGGATGATGACATTATGAACGGTAACTTTGATGAGGACTTCTTGAGCCAAATTGACCACAGCATGGAATAA
- the SCH9 gene encoding Serine/threonine-protein kinase (EggNog:ENOG503NUBB; COG:T) has translation MTDFAKSIFGFSSLKREISNNSNNEPSQGQPEDQSQLQSDSSSQDNKLAFSKIYPKSLNNVTPTTAENSSMVYGTTSLKKPDSHQTSNFNQFQSMHQIQENYQNIHQQYQVDAGDDAGLKSDASQSIEHPPSQTSFQSSGDLGKSRSDFNTHPIIITTDETGQMNQTESQSHPKGKLKVTILEASNLLIHSNNSQPYVVCTFESSEFITNAPDSFNNRSATTAGRNNGSNRPMYQSQSSSNHLTISDYRAGISNPVWNHEAIFDVVGNKSELEISIYDSSTDDSFLGHVRIHPFLYDQKRNNGSWFNLAPRVAGERVSGSIKIKWEYSNLLNHSYGPEDFEILRLLGKGTFGKVYQVKKRDNNRIYAMKVLSKKVIVKKKEIAHTIGERNILVRTSAAQSPFIVGLKFSFQTPTDLYLVTDYMSGGELFWHLQKEGRFPEDRAKFYIAELVLALEHLHDNDIVYRDLKPENILLDANGHIVLCDFGLSKANLNNDGTTNTFCGTTEYLAPEVLLDESGYTKMVDFWSLGVLIFEMCCGWSPFYAENTQQMYKNIAFGKVRFPKEILSSEGRLFVKRLLNRNPKHRLGSLNDARELKAHPFFHDIDWELLKNKTIPPPFKPHLTSELDTSNFDPEFTNESTSVLKKQMEMASTPLSPGIQANFKGFTYVDASAMDDHFSKSHRYNSFRAPGSFIPGNPNLPPDEDVIDDQIDEEDEMDVDMEDEEFINGRFDL, from the coding sequence ATGACTGACTTTGCAAAATCGATCTTTGGTTTTTCCTCTTTGAAGAGGGAAATTAGTAACAATTCAAACAATGAGCCGTCACAGGGTCAACCCGAGGATCAAagtcaacttcaactgGATTCTTCCTCACAAGATAACAAGCTTGCGTTTTCCAAGATCTACCCCAAATCCTTAAATAATGTCACCCCTACTACCGCTGAAAATAGCTCTATGGTGTATGGAACCACCTCCTTAAAAAAGCCCGATTCTCATCAGACGTCCAATTTTAACCAGTTCCAGTCAATGCACCAAATCCAGGAAAACTATCAAAACATCCACCAGCAATACCAAGTTGATGCTGGTGACGATGCTGGACTCAAGTCTGATGCATCTCAATCGATAGAGCATCCACCTTCTCAGACTCTGTTCCAACTGTCAGGTGATTTAGGGAAATCGAGAAGTGATTTCAACACTCATCCgatcatcatcaccaccgacGAAACCGGCCAGATGAACCAAACCGAGTCGCAGAGTCATCCCAAAggtaagttgaaggtgacgATTTTAGAGGCCAgtaacttgttgattcaTTCTAACAATTCTCAGCCGTACGTGGTGTGCACCTTTGAGAGCTCTGAGTTCATCACCAACGCTCCCGATTCCTTTAACAACAGATCAGCCACCACTGCCGGTCGCAACAATGGCCTGAACCGGCCCATGTACCAGAGCCAATCGCTGTCCAACCATTTGACGATATCTGATTATAGAGCTGGAATTTCTAATCCTGTATGGAATCATGAAGCCATTTTTGACGTGGTGGGAAACAAGTCGGAGTTGGAAATCTCCATCTACGACCTGAGCACAGATGACTCGTTCTTGGGTCATGTTCGTATCCACCCATTTTTGTACGACCAGAAGCGTAACAATGGTTCGTGGTTCAATTTGGCACCTCGAGTGGCTGGTGAACGGGTTTCAGGCTCCATTAAGATCAAATGGGAATATTCCAATCTTCTTAACCACTCCTACGGACCCGAAGACTTTGAGATTTTGAGATTATTGGGTAAAGGAACCTTTGGTAAGGTGTACCAGGTGAAAAAACGGGATAATAATAGAATTTACGCTATGAAGGTTTTAAGTAAAAAGGTtattgtcaagaagaaagaaatcgCACACACCATCGGTGAACGGAATATTTTGGTTCGTACTTCAGCAGCTCAATCTCCTTTTATTGTTGGATTGAAGTTCTCCTTCCAAACCCCTACTGATTTATACTTGGTGACAGATTACATGTCAGGAGGAGAATTATTCTGGCATTTGCAAAAGGAAGGAAGATTCCCAGAAGACAGAGCCAAGTTTTACATTGCTGAATTGGTGTTAGCATTGGAACATTTACATGATAATGATATCGTTTATagagacttgaagccaGAAAACATCTTACTTGATGCCAATGGGCATATTGTATTATGTGATTTCGGGTTATCCAAAgccaatttgaacaatgaTGGTACTACCAACACCTTCTGTGGTACCACCGAATACTTAGCTCCTGAAGTGTTACTTGATGAACTGGGATATACCAAGATGGTTGATTTCTGGTCGTTGGGAGTATTAATTTTCGAAATGTGCTGTGGTTGGTCTCCCTTCTACGCCGAAAACACCCAGCAAATGTACAAGAACATTGCCTTTGGGAAAGTTCGCTTCCCCAAGGAAATCTTGAGCAGCGAAGGAAGATTATTTGTTAAGAGACTATTGAACAGGAACCCTAAGCATCGTTTAGGTTCCCTTAATGATGCCAGAGAATTGAAAGCACACCCATTTTTCCACGATATCGACTGggaattattgaagaacaaaaccaTTCCTCCACCTTTCAAACCCCATTTGACGTCTGAGCTCGACACCTCTAACTTTGATCCTGAATTCACCAACGAGTCAACTTCGGTGCTAAAGAAGCAAATGGAAATGGCATCAACTCCTTTGAGTCCTGGAATTCaagccaacttcaagggATTTACATATGTGGATGCGTCAGCCATGGATGACCATTTCAGCAAAAGCCACCGTTACAACAGCTTCAGAGCTCCCGGTAGCTTTATTCCAGGTAACCCTAATTTACCTCCTGACGAAGATGTTATAGATGATCAAATCGACGAGGAAGATGAAATGGATGTTGAtatggaagatgaagagttcatcaatggaAGATTCGATTTGTAA
- a CDS encoding mitochondrial 54S ribosomal protein bL28m (BUSCO:EOG09263ZBJ; EggNog:ENOG503P06V; COG:J) — translation MLTFTRGLTTGSRLFAPDKYYKITRYAKPLSKVSYKAGDVIPADRKVSIPPNKRHYPLYEYETMFFKSQNRGLYGGLQRTSSRTCSESGNKNLRSHKPNIVSSSIYSEILDKVFKVKVSTRVLKTISKEGGLDNYLLKDKPARIKTMGKVAWRIKYDIMKKLESDSLPVIEGKRIYLAYKGHNVYVGKNKLLSYLFEYAKRDTYEPITESQFLATNSWKDIKEVCQDLEKYSFDFKQVSV, via the coding sequence aTGTTAACTTTCACTAGAGGCTTGACCACGGGTTCTAGGCTCTTTGCCCCCGACAAGTACTATAAGATTACGAGATATGCGAAACCATTGTCAAAGGTATCCTATAAGGCAGGTGATGTGATTCCTGCTGATCGTAAGGTGTCCATTCCTCCAAACAAGAGACACTATCCTCTCTACGAATATGAAAccatgttcttcaagagtCAAAACAGGGGCTTATACGGGGGATTACAAAGAACTAGTTCTCGGACTTGTTCGGAAAGTGGtaacaagaacttgagaaGTCATAAACCAAACATTGTTCTGTCCTCAATTTACTCAGAGATATTAGACAAAGTCTTTAAGGTCAAAGTCAGTACCCGGGTCTTAAAAACCATCAGCAAGGAAGGAGGTTTGGATAAttacttgttgaaggataaGCCTGCCAGAATCAAAACTATGGGTAAGGTGGCCTGGAGAATTAAATATGATAtaatgaagaaattggaatCTGATAGTTTACCTGTAATTGAAGGTAAGAGGATCTACTTGGCATACAAGGGCCATAATGTGTATGTTGgaaagaacaagttgttgagcTACTTGTTTGAGTATGCCAAAAGAGATACCTATGAACCAATTACCGAACTGCAATTTTTGGCCACAAATAGCTGGAAAGACATCAAAGAAGTCTGTcaggacttggaaaaatATAGCTTTGATTTTAAGCAGGTCTCTGTTTGA
- the rpl36 gene encoding 60S ribosomal protein eL36 (EggNog:ENOG503P53R; COG:J) translates to MVKSGIASGLNKGHKVTPKDVKPKISYRKGALSKRTVFVRDIVKEVAGLAPYEKRLIELIRNAGEKRAKKLAKKRLGTHKRSLKKIEDMNKVIAEARRH, encoded by the exons ATGGTTAAGTCAG GTATTGCCAGTGGATTAAACAAGGGTCACAAAGTCACCCCAAAGGATGTCAAGCCAAAGATCTCTTACAGAAAGGGTGCTTTGTCCAAGAGAACCGTCTTTGTCAGAGACATCGTCAAGGAAGTTGCCGGTTTGGCCCCATATGAAAAGAGATTGATCGAATTGATCAGAAACGCTGGTGAAAAGAGAGCtaagaagttggccaagaagagattggGTACTCACAAGAGATCTTTAAAGAAGATTGAAGACATGAACAAGGTCATCGCTGAAGCCAGAAGACACTAA
- a CDS encoding uncharacterized protein (EggNog:ENOG503P4AY), protein MLLRSIKGTIRECRRSIQTHIGPPTHFSSKHAPPNYNELSNSNSIEVEVQRAPETQERQKEHEGDKPIREFSSLLAMMTLGYFAVDNYLNRVKLEKLNNESTSINLKTLQIQQANFAQERRKKDLQLLQERKETQRQLFKLSVHIAMLRKQLADQGYDPVNIDQALKEFEDSVKIDNSIKNISGQVLWLDKTSDLRRYLPDIHDYEKKSSK, encoded by the coding sequence ATGCTTCTCAGATCCATAAAAGGCACCATTCGTGAGTGCAGAAGAAGTATACAAACGCACATAGGCCCTCCCACACACTTCAGCTCTAAACATGCTCCACCTAATTATAACGAACTCTCCAATTCTAATAGCATTGAAGTGGAAGTTCAGCGAGCCCCAGAGACGCAAGAACGGCAAAAGGAACACGAAGGGGACAAGCCGATCAGAGAGTTTTCGTCGCTATTAGCGATGATGACACTCGGATATTTTGCTGTAGATAACTACTTAAACCGGGTGAAGTTAGAAAAGCTAAATAACGAAAGTAcctccatcaacttgaagactTTACAAATTCAACAGGCCAATTTTGCTCAGGAGAGAAGGAAAAAAGACTTGCAACTTCTACAAGAAAGAAAGGAAACTCAGAGACAGTTGTTTAAGTTGTCGGTACATATTGCAATGCTAAGAAAGCAGTTGGCAGATCAGGGCTATGATCCTGTAAACATAGACCAGGCGCTCAAGGAATTTGAAGATTCGGTCAAAATCgacaattccatcaaaaacatcaGTGGTCAGGTATTATGGCTAGATAAAACGTCAGACTTACGACGGTATTTGCCTGATATTCATGATTACGAAAAAAAGTCCAGTAAATAG
- a CDS encoding uncharacterized protein (EggNog:ENOG503NY64; COG:S) produces MSLPEFEKVQSQSSAFKYPGSNWHASSSETSLELGNSVPDIYGKCFNSFGAERMGFLDSEEMLQSISINLDYTTLDILKIHVLRLGMVMMYVCFHYVTWLIGIYSDSTELFTVAKNLITFKLLFHIGKLVTTMKKLITLQVVNIQTNSFNYIIDLIPSSLTLPKSIAIVEYASDYDISVSLRLPKPYLTYDKTWVKPSDEDIQAVLKPREEYFVNQRKFLYYENFRILNNFSRLVVWCGMINVSLINLVSNINYSHLKTMVLSEFKYQFGFLKNCDSRVLSKLVPIIRVVDGPGDYVFDPLDILIETKVVANDITPISTLKPTSDQQEKIEGEGTILPTILEEASEANQKVRGNKDSDWEDDTRRELTINLRHQDTEICQLILLPNTKYIKLQDYKPEVYFKSGVIYRSFILEEPLASEMSAETQTENIDTVAEDDEYLTTIFEKMEPYMDTYEVFKQLTDAGFTDKQSEEIISLLIVQLNSKLAKLPTKYSQLYELENEKYLFESAQQELRVDVTRSREAQINASISLINGLERDFNIIQDELNNDVLQLKNNNQVTINDEKQENTLASKKMFLKIQEANHKITTELIGTMRSEIESLRWNLSRWGIISILVCVFSGCASFYIYKRKVNAESHNSDEFIPLVIYEPSEFDEDDYHTDLDENVIH; encoded by the exons ATGTCTCTTCCTGAATTTGAGAAGGTACAATCACAAAGTAGTGCTTTTAAATACCCTGGATCAAACTGGCATGCCTCTTCAAGTgaaacttctttggaacTTGGCAATTCAGTTCCAGACATTTATGGTAAATGCTTTAACCTGTTTGGAGCTGAAAGAATGGGGTTTTTAGATTCTGAAGAAATGCTTCAATCAATTAGTATTAATCTCGATTACACTACattggatattttgaagattcaTGTTCTTAGACTCGggatggtgatgatgtaTGTTTGCTTCCATTATGTCACATGGTTAATTGGTATCTACAGTGACTCCACTGAACTCTTCACGGTGgccaagaacttgattacattcaagttgttgtttcATATTGGAAAGTTGGTGACTACCATGAAGAAACTTATCACGTTGCAAGTGGTTAACATCCAGACTAATTCTTTCAACTACATAATCGACTTGATACCTTCGTCTTTAACTTTACCCAAGTCGATTGCCATAGTGGAATACGCCAGTGATTATGATATATCTGTATCACTTCGCTTGCCCAAGCCCTATTTGACCTACGACAAGACGTGGGTAAAACCATCAGATGAAGACATCCAAGCGGTTTTGAAACCAAGGGAAGAATACTTTGTTAATCAAAGGAAATTTCTATATTATGAGAATTTCAGGATCTTGAATAACTTCTCCAGATTGGTAGTATGGTGTGGAATGATCAATGTTAGCTTAATCAATTTGGTTCTGAATATTAACTACTCTCACTTGAAGACGATGGTTTTAAGTGAGTTCAAGTATCAATTTGGATTCCTCAAAAACTGTGACTCACGAGTTTTGTCAAAGCTAGTTCCTATTATTAGAGTGGTAGATGGACCTGGCGACTATGTTTTCGATCCTTTGGATATACTAATTGAGACCAAggtggttgcaaatgatATAACCCCAATTTCTACTCTCAAACCTACGTCGGACCAACAAGAGAAAATCGAAGGTGAAGGTACAATTCTTCCTAcaatacttgaagaagcaagCGAGGCTAACCAGAAGGTCCGTGGCAATAAAGATTCAGACTGGGAAGACGACACCCGAAGAGAGCTCACAATCAATTTACGTCATCAAGACACAGAGATTTGCCAGCTCATTTTGTTGCCCAACACCAAATACATTAAGTTGCAGGACTACAAGCCAGAAGTGTATTTTAAAAGTGGTGTGATTTACAGGAGTT TCATTCTCGAGGAACCACTAGCAAGTGAAATGTCTGCTGAAACCCAAACGGAAAATATAGACACAGTTGCTGAGGACGACGAGTATTTGACTACAATCTTTGAGAAGATGGAGCCATATATGGATACTTATGAAGTATTCAAGCAGTTGACCGACGCTGGGTTCACAGACAAGCAATCGGAGGAAATTATAAGCTTATTGATTGTTCAACTCAATTCTAAGCTTGCAAAACTCCCTACCAAATACTCTCAATTGtatgaacttgaaaacgAAAAGTATCTTTTTGAAAGTGCCCAGCAAGAGTTAAGGGTAGACGTCACCAGAAGCAGAGAAGCCCAAATCAATGCGTCTATTAGTCTTATCAATGGATTGGAAAGAGATTTCAATATAATCCAGGATGAGTTAAACAACGATGTATTGCAGCTTAAGAACAATAACCAGGTGACTATCAATGATGAGAAGCAAGAGAATACGTTGGCGTCGAAGAAaatgtttttgaagatccaGGAAGCCAATCATAAGATTACCACCGAGTTAATCGGAACTATGAGATCTGAGATTGAAAGTTTACGATGGAACTTGAGTAGATGGGGTATCATCTCTATTCTTGTGTGTGTGTTCAGTGGATGTGCCAGTTTCTACATCTACAAGCGGAAAGTCAATGCCGAGTCTCACAATTCAGACGAATTCATACCGTTAGTGATATATGAACCAAGtgaatttgatgaagatgattaTCACACAGATTTGGACGAGAATGTCATCCACTAA